ACAGGGAATTGCAAGATTTTGGACAGTGGTACAACAAAAATTACTAATGacttaaaaactgtttttaataattaaattaaactcaaaatattcatctgaattgttaaatataaaacaattgcaTGTCGATTTTGAAGTTGCTGCTCATGAGGCTGCAAAAACGGTGTTTCTTGACGTAAAGATTATTGGGTGTCGATTCCATTTAGGCCAAGCTTGGTGgcgtaagtacctaatttatgttataacataaattattttattgatttagatacaaAACCACAATACTTAACGAacatcatatattaataatgacaaATCGGGACAGTGGTTAAAATCGTTCTTTGATCTACCATTTCTACCAATCGAAAAACTTGAAGATGGTTTTATTCAACTTATGAGTTCGTGTCCAAATGACACTGaaggtcatatattatattttaaagaccTATATTGAACCTGAATGTTTATTTCCACCTGAAATATGGACAAAAGAGCCATCAATTATACCTAAgctagtttaattaaaaatattattttataactggaacagctacaaaaattaattaaatcaatagaACAACTAACAGTCCAGAAAGCTTTCACAAAATGTACAATTGGCAATTTCATAGCGCCCATCCACCAACACATGTGTTTACATCAATACTAACAGAAATCAAAGtcgaaaatatgtttaatttcagAAGGAATCAACAAAAATATGGCACTTTCTGATTTAAAACGGATTAAAgcttcaattaaaatgtattttcagtataaaattgacaaaaattTTCTAGCAGTATTTCCGTCATTAGTTGTGCCAGATcctaaatgacaaaaataaaataaattagctaCTGATATTAAAAACTTGATTTGAactgatttttttaaagatatctAATACCTTGTAACACCATATCTATTAGTAACCCCATTTCCGATCAAAACTTTTCTTGGATATGCTTTTTTTTTGCTGCTACTTGTTGTTTATGTACTAATGAACTAacctttaaaaatacaatttcattattctatatattattatataatataaaaaattaaatacttttatgtaCATACTCGCCACGTTTTTATTTCCATACGATAAGCCACGTGTAAAAGGCATTCTAAAAATCGTATATGAGCATGTAACACAGATAATCCAAATTGAAAGTTTTCCGTATTAATCTGTCGCTCGAAAACTTGATCTAAATTATTCATTTGTGATGGTTTCCGTCCACATATATAACATGTTTGACATGATGTATTTTTTACTGCACTATAAACCTAaggatacaaatattatttaaaaataggctacattaataaaataaattaacattactTTGCCATCAATCATTGAAAAATTAGAGTATGCTTTATGCTTATAattgatatatcattaaaataaattattgtattagttaaTCTAGATATTTCATCTTCAATTTCTGTATACATTTCgattgttttatcattattttctttcataaaaatacattttaatggccGACAAAAACGAGTGGAAGAATATCTAGGATTAGACCAAAGTACAATTTTTTCGTTGTTGTTCACACATTGAAGTTGGGGAGGAACTAGCGAAACTGTAAACATACTTGTAtccagtggcggatccaggggagGGGCACAGGGGCACGTGCCCCCCCTGTCAATTttctatcaacattttttttatgttactacgagtatcatataaataaaaatacagttgtaaataaaaataatactacctTTTACCTACtagtaaaatcattaattaggtacatttaaacTGATAAAAGGAGTTACAGTTTAGTATCTTATCGATCTCTATTTATAACCATTAGGCCCGGAGCACACGTCTTGCGTTATCTTAACGCGCGACACCGCTGCGACGCCGCGACAACGGCGATAGGTAccaataggtacttacaatttaatttcgtaCTGGCCGTACTGCACACAAGCACACAGcactgttataagttataacactataatttttataaaataatagtgtaattGTGAAATTGCTACAGACGAAGGGTTACGCTTCAACGCTAAatgtaagtttatatttttaatttcattatatgtttatatttattgtctATTGACGCTTATACATCTTATATGTATTCAAGTTTTGGACGACAGGCAGCGTCGTCCATAcggtaaaatatactaatatattgggtagtttatttctattttttaaaattaactgcgTGTACGCTCGTCATTGTCGGCTGCTAATCGTTAATCATACCTATAGAAAACTATcgagttattaatttaaaaatagcttaaccaaattgtaattttctttCATACATTCTTTAATAGaactttatttgtattttttagatttatttttatttgggattaaaacttataatacgtataaatcCAAATCATGGAGAAGAAACGTcagaatacaaatatattaacgttttttaaaaaaacaaaataagatgataatattgtacacaaaaagTCTGAAAATGAAATTATGCCCCAAAATGAAGACGATCAATCCAACTCAATTCATTCCACTGCTACTGAAATTTCAAATACAAGAGATATTGGCAACTATgtaggttttaaatttaataaaataaaagacgaCGAACTTTATGATATTCTACGTGATCCGTGGATTCcacatgaacattttatttttcctcTAATTTCTCAAGGAGATAAAAATCGTTCCTTTAAACTTCACTGGATAAATGAGTATCCCTGGTTGTCTTATAGCCAAAAACTCGGAGGAGCTTTTTGTagaatatgtgttttatttggAAGCGATGAGGGAGGTCGTAGTCGTGTAAAACTAggaaaattagttacaatacCATTATCTCTTTACAAAaaagcaaaagaaaattttaaggCCCATCAAAATAATGACTACCATAagaattgtgtttttaaatcTGATAATTTCATAAGTGTTATGAatggaaaaatacaaaatatagaaacaACATTAGACACTGCTATGACACGTAAAGTTGAACAAAATAGGCAAAAATTAATCCCTATTATTGAAACCATACTATTTTGTGGCCTACAAAATATATCCTTACGCGGTCATAGAGATGATGGTTCTATAAATTCTGTTGATGAcgatatcaaatatcaaaaagGAAATTTTAAGGCTTTATTAGAATTTCGTATTAATGCTGGAGATCAAATTCTAAAAGAGCATTTCAAATCTGCAACaaaaaatactacctatattagtaAGACGACgcaaaatgatttaattgattGCTGCGGAAATGTTATAagtgataaaataattcaaaaagttcatatttcaaaattttatagtattttagcTGATGAGACGACTGACGTAAGTATTTCTgaacaattttcattttgtgtTCGGTATTTTGATTCGGCCACATGCTCAATACGGGAACATTTTCTTGGATTCACAAAGGTTGAACATGTAACTGGTGAATATTTAGCTGACaccattatacaaatattaaaagaaaaaaatttagatctTGCTCTGCTTCGAGTACAAGGATATGATGGTGCCGCGAATATGAGTGGTGCGTTTAAAGGAGTACAATCTCGAATTGCAAGTTTACAGCCTCTTGCATTTTATACTCACTGTGCCAACCACAGATTAAATTTAGTGCTCAGTAAAGCAAGCACTGTACCTTCAATTCGCAACACAGTcggaataataacaaatatttataacttcttAAGGGAATCTGCTTTAAGAACTCAACTTTTGAGTGAAAAAATTACAGAACTTTTTCCACATCAAAAAGCAGTAAAAGCTAAAAAGTTGTGTGAAACACGTTGGGTCGAAAGACATGAtggaattttacattttttggaaatattaccAGCTATAATAGTTACATTAGACGAATTAAGCCTTAGCAACCATACAGGAAGCAATGCACAATCTCTACCTGCAGCtatttgtaaatttgaatttttgatttccttaaaaatattaacgaaatTTTTAGCCATAACACTTCCACTTTCAATGCTGTTACAGAGTATTAATATTGACTATACACAATCGATAGAAATGATCaacaatgttaaaaatgtattaactacaataaaagaaaattcaaaaacggaatttaaaaacatttttgaagaaaCAAGAATAATTGCAGTAAAAATGGACGTTGATATAAGGATTCCAAgagtaacaaaaaaacaatgtcATCGTGCAAACGCTCAGCCCGAATCAACTGATTTATCTGAATTCTACCACGTTAACTATTTTCTACCTTATTTGGATTATCTTATGTCAGAACTAAATTCacgttttaatgaaaataatgattcagttattactaatttaaaattaattattcctaaatattattttacttatgaaACTTCAGacgataaaatattgaatgcGGCCAAGACATATGAAGCAGATTTACCTCATAGTATTGAAGCACTACGCGGTGAGTTAAATTTATGGAaacaattttggaaaaataaaccaGAAAAGGCTGATTCTTCAATGGAAGCTTTTAAATATGCATCTATGTTTCCTAACATTAAATGTCTTTTAACAATTCTTAGTGTGATACCTATAACAACAGCAAGTGCTGAAAGGTCATTTAGTTctttaaaaagaattaaaacttACCTACGATCGACAATGAGCC
This genomic window from Metopolophium dirhodum isolate CAU chromosome 1, ASM1992520v1, whole genome shotgun sequence contains:
- the LOC132950962 gene encoding zinc finger MYM-type protein 1-like, which produces MPQNEDDQSNSIHSTATEISNTRDIGNYVGFKFNKIKDDELYDILRDPWIPHEHFIFPLISQGDKNRSFKLHWINEYPWLSYSQKLGGAFCRICVLFGSDEGGRSRVKLGKLVTIPLSLYKKAKENFKAHQNNDYHKNCVFKSDNFISVMNGKIQNIETTLDTAMTRKVEQNRQKLIPIIETILFCGLQNISLRGHRDDGSINSVDDDIKYQKGNFKALLEFRINAGDQILKEHFKSATKNTTYITDETTDVSISEQFSFCVRYFDSATCSIREHFLGFTKVEHVTGEYLADTIIQILKEKNLDLALLRVQGYDGAANMSGAFKGVQSRIASLQPLAFYTHCANHRLNLVLSKASTVPSIRNTVGIITNIYNFLRESALRTQLLSEKITELFPHQKAVKAKKLCETRWVERHDGILHFLEILPAIIVTLDELSLSNHTGSNAQSLPAAIYDKILNAAKTYEADLPHSIEALRGELNLWKQFWKNKPEKADSSMEAFKYASMFPNIKCLLTILSVIPITTASAERSFSSLKRIKTYLRSTMSQERLNGLAMLHINKDIQVKPGEVLDVFAKKHKRKLQFDL